TTTAGTCACAACTCAGGCTACTTTACCCTTTAGATCTAAATGGAGTGATAACATGAATGTGCGCCAATAAAAGGGCAGCAGATGGTAAAGTCATTTGTGAATGTAAGGTTTCAAACTGAAGCATCCTGTGATAAATAGCTCAAATGAAATAATTTCAGCTTTTTGTGGAAGTTCAATAAAGAAAAGTTATTATTTGCTGAGCTTAGTTATTGCAGGTAATTAAGGGACCAAGGTCACTTATTCAGCAGTCATCAATAAAACTTTAATCTTTATGGTTTCAGATAGACACATGAAGCCAGGTCACTAACGGGAACAACAGGCATTTGAAGCAGAGTTTTGCACTGGATGCATCCTGTAAGGACGCAAGAACTATTtttgaggaaaatcttttgaGTTTCACAATGGCTAACACTGCCATGCAATTAGTAGCTTTGATCGTATGCATAATCGGCATGGTTGGGACATTGTCAGCTACTATTATGCCCCACTGGAGGATCACGGCACACATTGGAGCAAATGTCGTAACTGCTATTGTCTACATGAAAGGGTTGTGGTGGGAATGTGCCATGTTCAGTACTGGTGTTTTCCAATGCGATACATATAACTCTGTCCTAGAACTGCCGGCAGACCTGCAAACTGCTCGTGCCATGATGGTCACCTCAGTTTCTGTCTCATTACTGGCTATAACAATTTCTGTGATTGGCATGAAATGCACAGTATGTGCCAAGGattctccaataaaagacaagaTTGCTGGCACCGGAGGAGTTTTCTTTATCATAGCTGGCCTAGCAGGATTGGTGCCAGTGGCATGGACAATGAATGGAGTGATACTGAATTTCAACAATCCATTGATTCCTGGTGACCTCAAGTTTGAGATCGGTGAGTCTTTGTACCTTGGGGTCGTTGCCGCGATGCTGTCCATCATTGGAGGAGTCATGCTGTCCCTGTCATTTATAGGTAGGAGAACTGAGCCCTACAGTAGACGACCAATGTCCTACCAGAATCCTGCAGCCAACCGCTCTGCACCTGCTCCATCGGCTGCATCTGTTCAGTCAAAAGCAGCAAAATCGGAATTCAACTCCTACAATCTGACTGGTTATGTGTAGATTCCATCTGTGTGTTCAGTGGCATGTTTGGGGCGCAGTGGAATTACTTCATACCATAATTATAAAGATTGTTCTTTATGACAGAATAGCACTGTTTGAGGGAATAATTTATGTAATTCTGTAGTGAAGCTATAAGTTTAAATTTCCTTCCAACCATCTAGAATACATCTGATTGTGTAAAATTTCACGAATAAGATTTTCAATCTCACTGCTTTTGATACTGTAAAAGGTAATTTACTAGGATCGCAGTATAATTGGTTAATTAGAATTAAACAATGTCATAGTACTTGTTTCTTCCTTCAGATCTGGCTTTTACAGCAAAAATAACCTTAGGGGAGGAATTGCTGAGTAAACAACACTACAACTTGAACATCTCAGAATTATCTTTACTGTCGATGAAAAGATTGTCACAGCTTGACTTTAGTGTCATTTTTCCACAGGAGAAAATGGATTTCAGGTTATCTTTGTGAAGGCATTTTATAGCAGAGCTGGGGTTTTAACAGGGGAAGTGGGAATTCCGGGCACAACTTTTGAGGACTTACTGAAGAGATCGAAAGAAAATTCCAGTGTTGCTGGTGTTACTTGGTCACCAATCTTGGTGACCTTCCTGGAGGTACCCTGTTAAAGAAGCTGTTTGTGGAAGCATCATATACCAAAGATGAAGTCTAGACCAAATATTCAAATGGCCGATGGGGGTGACTCACAGAATTGTCCTACTGGCAACAATGCTGCAAGAGATGGAGGTGTCCTTTGAAAATGTCTGAAACTTTACAAAATATTGGTAACCACAGCTGCCAGACGATCATTGTAGAGAGTGACAGGGATAGATAAAGGCAGACTCACTGGCCCACAATCACCGGCTATCAGGAGGCTGACTCCAGGGATCTGTAGGAAATTTCCCACAGCCTGGGTCCTAGTACCATTAATACTATCACAGCAGCACCCCAGACTCGTCATTTGTAGCTTCCTGTGTCTCTGGTGGGTGCAGTCAGAGGTGGAAACACAATGGGTGAACGACCCAGGTTACTCAGCACATGCTCCCTCAAACATGTATTATTCCAAAGCCACTTCAGTGTGGATTGTAGGATACCGCCCATTGAGTCCAATTCACAATAGTTATGACAATATATGCATTTGGAAGTAAAAAGTCAGCATTGTGTCGTAACAGCACCCGTCATCCTCAAAGACAGTGAACAGAATTCAACCCAGTTTACACAGGTTAGGGAAGTTACAGCTTTCTGCTccacaggtgaaagtgaggggcAACCCTCAGAGGATTATGGGCGTTAGTCCCAAGCCACAGAACACATTACATTAACCCACCCACTAAGACTTATGGTGGGAGAAGAAcataagaatgaggagcaggagtaggccatctggcccttcgcgcctgatctgccattcaataagatcatggctgatctttttgtggcttcagctccacttatcctccctctcaccataacctcaGTTCTGctattgttcaaaaaattatctcttagctttaaaagcatttactgaggaagcttcAACCACTTCATTAGGCAtggaattccatacattcacgacactctgggtgaagaagttccttctcaattctgtcctaaacctgctccccctaattttgaggctatgccctcttgtcctagtttcacctgccagtggaaacatcctctctacttctatcttatctattcccttcacatttttatgtttctataaatcccgcctcccattcttctaaattccaatgaatataatccgagcctactcagtctctcctcataagcaaacctcctcaactctggaatcaaccgagtgaacctcctctgcatcccttcTAGTGCTAGtgcatcttttctcaagtaaggagaccaaaactgtagcAGTatctccagttgtggcctcagcAGCAGCTgagacagctgcaacataacctctccaattttaaactcaatccctttggcaatgaaggacaaaattccatttgtgttCAAAATTGcatgttgcacctgcagaccaatcttctgtgattTATGCATAAGGACACTCAGgttcctctgcacagcagcatgctgcaattttttaccattcaaatagtAGTCCTTTTTACACAATTGATGactacatttattaacattgtactccatcagctaaacttttgcccactcacttaaactatctatgttcctctgcaaagtttcacagcccTCTGAACACTTTGcgctaccactcatcttagtgtcatctgcaaactttggcacactacacatggtctcaaactccaaatcatctgtgtaaATTTTACACAATTGCGATACCAATGCTGATCCCTGAAGCACACTACTAGTCACTGATCGCCAatcagaaaagcactcatttatccccactcgttgcttcctgttagctatcaattcctctgtccatgctaatacgtTGCCCACAATGCTGTGCACCTTTATTTTACACAGCAGCTTTTTTTGCggtaccttgtcgaatgccttttggaaatctagatacaccacatctactaggTTCCAGTTGTCCATTGTGCTCacaatgtcttcatagaattccagtagatgaATTAAGCATGACTTGCCTTTCATGAACCGATGCTGTgtctgtccaatgggacaatttctgtcaagatgtcttgctatttcttccttggtaATAGATTGActcattttccccactacagaactTACTCTatctggtctataattccccatattTTGTCTAcctcttttttaaacagtggcatcaaatttgctgttttccaatctgcagagtccagcaaattttggaaaattaccacaagtgcatttgttACTTCTCCTGCCATCTTTACTACCCTggtgcattccatcagggccatgaAACTTGGCAACCTTTCGAGTCGagattgtgatgctggaaaatcacagcaggtcaggcagcatctgaggagcaggagtatcgcatttcgggcataagcctttcatcaggactgaaacgttgattcttctgctcctcagatgctgcctgcagtcttcactttctcctccctgtctACCTTTAGCCCCATTAACTTGCCAAATACAACATCTTTCGTGGTAATGATtgcttccaggtcctcacctaccttcgcctccttgtcaattactggcatgttattcttGTCCTCTGCTGGGAAGACTAACACAAAATACCTGTGCAATGCCTTGGCTATTTCCTcattatgactctataaatcccCCTTCTCACTCTCTAAAGGATCAATGCTTAACTGAGCCacactttttcattttatataattatagaaacttttgctatctgtctttatattctgagctagtttactgtcataatctatcttacttttGTTTTGTGGCTTCTGTTAacctttaaaattttcccaatctTTAAGTTTCCCGTTGgtctttgccactttgtatgccttcacTTTTCATTTGATAGCCTCTCTTATTTTGTTCGAgacaagaaactgcagatgctggaatccgagGTAGACagccaggaggctggaagagcacagcaagccaagcagcatcaggaggtggagaggttgacgttttgggtcctaaagaagggttacaaccaaaatattgacttcttcacctcctgatgctgcctggcttgctgtgctcttctaggcTTCTGCTTCTCTTATTttcttagacacccatggcagattaccccttttcttacagttattccttttcactggtatatactttcgctgagcactttgaaaaaaaaattgctttgcaaGTCCCCTACTGTTTGTCAACTGTCCAACTATATAATCTTTGTAACCAGTCCACTTTAGCCAACTTTTCcgtcatcctattgtagtctcctttgtttatacaggaccctggtattggattttatcttcacagttTCCATCtgcattctaaattcaaccatattgtgaTTGCACCTTCCAAGTGGATCCCTAAGTATAAGATCATtagttattcctgtctcattacacaagaccagatctaggatagttTGCTCCTTCATTAATTTCAtcacatactgttcaagaaaactatcatggatacacacgatgaactcctcctcaagacTACCCTGACCAACTTGGTTCGACCAACTAAAATCCCTCATGATAAATTGCTGTACATTTTTAAAGGCATTAGTTATTTTTTGCTTATTGCTCACCCCAACgtgatattattatttggtggcctatagactatgccTATCAATGACCTTTTCTTCTTAGAATGATTAATTTCCACTCAAATGATTCAACCTATTCTCCATAGAACGTATATCATCACCAACCACTGCTCTCatgtcatccttaaatatcagagATACACCActtcccttaccttcctgtctgtctttCTGAATAGTCTGACATCcaggatatttaactcccagtcatcCTGCAACCTTGTCTCCATAATGGCtgctaaatcatattcatttgtgatgattttgtgccattaactcatctACCTTGTTTTGAATGCTGCAAGCATGAGAATATGAGAAGAAAGCTGATATTGCAAATTGAAGACCATCTTTCTTGCTTACTAAAGCTCCCTTTCTTTCAGAGTTTCATTTTGCCTCTCCTGAATTAATTTTTGATCTCCTCCTTATTTAGTAGATTAAACAATCaacttttcagaaaaaaattccCATTTATCACTGTTTTCATGACATTAAATTCATATTCCCTGTtactggttgaatttgaatttataaaCTTTATATTTTTGTGTGGATTGTTTTACATTCCATATAATATATACACTACTGTGAATCATATAGCCTGATGCATTACACACCCAACTCCACTTCTGAGGACTAGGAAGTATCGTCAGATGCTGAAGCGCCAGTGTAACAGCTCCATAGTTAGTGTTCCTTTCCTATCTACCCACGTACAAAAAAACAACACAACCCAataattggatcagattaactTTAAAGGTGAATTTGCAAGTAATATTACGATGAACAGTAAAAGcttcttaaaatatataaaaatttaACATATGCTCCTTAGAGAACAAGGCTGTGGAAATAACAATAGGTAACCAGGAAATGCAAGTGCAGGTGAATAAATTCTTTGTAACTACTTTCACAGTAGAAGGCCCTAATAGCATTCCGAAAACACAAAATAATCAAGTGGCCAAAGTGGGAGAGGCAATAATTGCAATAACAATCACTCGAGGAAATGTGCTTGGGAAAGTAATGGGGTTAAACACAGGTAGGTTCCTTGGACCTGATGGGACATtctagaacatttttaaaaagtaactacagagataatggatacaCGAGTCATAATTTTCCAAGAATCTTTAGATTCTATAAAAATTTGATATGATTGGAAAATAGCCAATGTAgcatctttatttaaaaaggaatcaACAAAAACAGTTAGACagattagtttaacatctgttatttggaaaatgttagaatctattataaaggagtGCATTTAGAATTACTAATATAATCAAGCATGGCATCACAAAGGGTAAATTATGCATTACACATTTATTACAATTCTTTGAATAGGTAAAAGTGGGATTGATAAcaagtaatatatttggattttaaagGCATGTAATAAggttaggctacttaataaaacAAGAGCCCTTTGGCTTGGAggtagcatattggcatggatgaaGGACTGTCTAACTAATAGAAGACTAAGAATTTGGAAGGGTGTGAAGACAATATCATAatggtaacctgtaactagtggaatgccacagggatcagcacTGGGTCCACAATTAgttacaatacatattaatgacttggatgatgaaggAGATTGTAACTGTAaccaagtttgcagaagacatggACATCAATGGGAAAGCAAATGCTGAGGATGATCAAAGAGTCCATAGCAGAATGTAAataggttaagcaagtgggcaaaaacttggcataGCCaaagtaatgtgggaaaatgtgattttATCCACTTGGCAGGAGGAAATGAGGAGCTAAATATTgttcaaatggagaaagacttcACAAAGCTACaatgcagagagatttgggagctGTCATGCACAAATTGTAAATAGCAAACATAAACTTCAGCTGTTATTGAGAAAGCAAACAGATCgatgacctttatttcaaagattaTAAAAGTAGTGAggctttgctaaaactgtacaagtcaCAGGTCAGATCACAACTTGGGTActttgaacagttttggaccccttgtctaaggaaagatatactagcattgggggcagtccagggaaggttcactaaGTCAATCCCAGGTATGGAAGGACTGTCTGATGAAGGAAGATTGAATAGGTTGGATctttactcattggagtttagaaaagtaaaaggtgacctaattgaaacatacaaggtttCCGAGGTGTTCTCTCGGGTCATTGCAGAGAGGTTCTTTACCCTTGTGGGGGAGTCTAAgatcagagggcatcatctcagagtaagaggtcacccatttaaaacacagatgaggaggaatttcttttctcaggctagtgaatctgtggaattgttcaCCACAGAGGACTGTAGAGGTTGGGACCTCAagtataatcaaggctgagatatACAGAGTTTGGATGAGTCAAGGAATTAGAGTTATAAGGAAAAGACAGCAAAGTGGAATTGCTATGATCAGATCTGTTATagtctgattgaatggcagagcagactcaatagattgaatggccttcttctgctcctttgCCTTATGGTTTTATTTCAGTAAAtggtttgatttttattttcctaattttgaCGATCTTAGGTTCTTTTaacatggaaatctgaaataccaCCTTAACAAATGTTAAAGTCAAGGGAATCTCATGAGAAATCATAAAATGGCATTTATAATTGTTAATTTAAAtgtagttttgttttgtgataatACAAAAGAatgactaatttttaaaattatataataTCTGATTATTGTAGTAGATATCAATTATCTTAAGCAAACTACCTACGTTATTATTCATACTGTGAAGCAGGTGTATAACATAATTGTGTGTTATTGGAAAGTAACCAAGCTACTTTATTTATCACTGTTTGTATCTTATCACAATAATATTATTCACACAATAAAAATGACATTGTAGTATTTCCCAATAGTTAAGTGCGTAATTGAATGGTATTTACAGTACAGAATTATGCAGGTTATCTAGACAATCCCTTCTCTGGACTGATTTATCTGATCTGAAATTTAGCTGTTAATTAGCTTGCAATTGTTTTACCTGATTTCTGATACTGCTAATGATATGCATTCTCTATTttagacaaaattttaaaaatccatcaatcAAGTTTTTTTCTAATAAACACCAAATTGTTGAATGTTGGTAAAACAAACCTTATTCAATGAAGGTATAAAACTCATTAACACACTTAGGTTGTAATATGAAAGCATAAATGTTTACTTCTCTAACTAAATTAAAGAAGTcatacagaaaaacaaacacatagacaaaTTAGGTAAAACCTTTCTCAGTAGAGATAAATGTAAAAGTAGCACTTTTGTCCAAAAACTTTCTACTCTTCATGGTAAAAAGAATTAGGTGTGGAATGTTCAGAGAACTGTTAGTCTGACACTCTGGCATATGTAGGTGGATGTTACTAAACATAGACCCTTGTCTCTGATatcttggcagatgcagtttgcTCAGGATATGCAGCATCAAGCAGTCTTCAAGAAGACAATCAAGTTTCACATTACATTCACTACCAAAGTACATCGGAAACAGGAGACATAAGCTGACCAGCTCCTTTCTTTCAGCAATCATTCCCaaatgaaaatccaaatgcaaatGTTCAGCAATCAAAATCCTAGTCCTTAGTCCTAATCATGCCTTCATTGTTTTTAGAGTTCAATACTACATTTCTAAAGCTTCTGCATTGGTAGTTGGTATGCTGGAGAAGTTAACTGTGTCTACTCAGACCTTCCTGAAAAGGTTTTAAATACCGATTGAAGCCCTGATTCTAATGGATCAACCTTGGAAATCTATTTTGGGTAAATAATTGAATTAACTTCTTAACTGCTACCTTATCAGTAATTGTTATTAATTGTATGGCCTCTGGAAAATGAGTAACCATGATCATAGGGATATACTAATGTTCGTTTTGGTCATGGCCTCACACACAGTCTACTGACACCCTACTAAATTACTCCTCAAAAATTGGCACGCGAAGTAGAGGTGCTTCTCTCATAAGAACAGAAGTACTAAGAGCAGCAGTAGGTGcttcagcccttgagcctgctctgtcatttaatgtgACGATGTCTGATCTCATCTCAGactcacctccattttcctgctgactccccataacctttcaactCAGTACTAATTacctatctcctccttaaatttactcagtgctCTAGCATCCACCTtattctggggtagtgaattcaaCATATTTGCAACTCTTGCAGTGAAATAATTTCTcgttatctctgttttaaaccatctactcccttatcctaaaactatgacctctcattctaggttgatttggagatgctggtgttggactggggtgtacaaagttagaaatcacacaacaccaggttatagtccaaaaggtttatttggaagcactagcttttgaagcactggtccttcatcaggtaacaagaggaaacatcctctctatctactttgtcaattccctttagcatcttatatacaaTCTCCTCTTATTGTTTTAAACTCCATAGAATATCAGCCTAAACTGCTCAACTGTTCTTCAtcagataagcccttcatctttcaAACTAATCTAGTGATCCTCctttgaactacctccaatgctaCAACTAATGACATCCCTTCTCAAGTAAAGGGAGaaaaactatatgcaatactccaggttcaGTCTCACTGAtgcttgtatagttgcaacaacaCTTCCCTACATTTATACTCTATTTCtgtagcaataaatgccaaaaagcCATTGCCTTCCTTATTAGCCACTATCATATATACTAGTTTTCTAGATTCATGCACCCAGAACACTCAGACTCCTCTGTACTCTGAAGTTCAATaagttgcttttctattcttctgaccaaaattaATAATCTCattcttatccaaattaaacttcatttgccaagtTTTGGCCCATTCATCTAACTGCCCATACCCATGCACTTTCTACTGTCTTACTACAGTGAAACAGTTTGAGTGGCTCCAGTAGCCCTAAGTATAACTATAGGTTTATTTGCCACTGTTAAGAAATACAAAATTGCTTTTTCCTCTCAACAAGAATGCCCTGTAGCCTTCAGGTCCTTTgtttctttcactcactcactgcaGTGCTTATACTTGATCAGAGCTACAACTCAGCCTGAGTCAGGGCGTTCT
Above is a window of Chiloscyllium plagiosum isolate BGI_BamShark_2017 chromosome 15, ASM401019v2, whole genome shotgun sequence DNA encoding:
- the LOC122557500 gene encoding claudin-2-like: MANTAMQLVALIVCIIGMVGTLSATIMPHWRITAHIGANVVTAIVYMKGLWWECAMFSTGVFQCDTYNSVLELPADLQTARAMMVTSVSVSLLAITISVIGMKCTVCAKDSPIKDKIAGTGGVFFIIAGLAGLVPVAWTMNGVILNFNNPLIPGDLKFEIGRRTEPYSRRPMSYQNPAANRSAPAPSAASVQSKAAKSEFNSYNLTGYV